The Lytechinus pictus isolate F3 Inbred chromosome 17, Lp3.0, whole genome shotgun sequence genome contains a region encoding:
- the LOC129280815 gene encoding coagulation factor V-like, with protein sequence MSAGEENITSTTAASKTMATAVDSGTITGDNNTTDGPSNNMTTVEVSTLPLMSSMSVDNITSTLPPPGMENLTSTPDIGNSTSTPDMGNSTSTPDMGYSTSTPDMGNSTSTPDMGNSTSTPDIGNSTSTPDMGNSTSTPDMGNSTSTPDIGNSTTTPDMGNSTATLDVTNTASSTTNAINSTSHLNIENVTASTDSNMTTSEYVTVTMTSEYMAIVTDDSNVTDITNLIDTAMAGSNVSYNASTGNLTTLFPTNKSMEESQTTEFDDTRKRSGPSIPVALYMSISVILALCVVLLLGIIAHVCASMRNRPTSYNISSRVNGHHNPAFDSGEVADDDEDNPVKGIMREPIGDIESGLYSDNERTPL encoded by the exons ATGTCTGCTGGGGAAGAAAACATAACCTCGACGACAGCAGCATCGAAAACGATGGCGACAGCAGTTGATAGTGGTACCATTACAG GAGACAATAATACAACAGATGGGCCCAGTAATAATATGACGACTGTTGAAGTTTCGACTTTGCCTCTAATGTCAAGCATGAGCGTAGACAACATCACGTCAACACTGCCACCGCCTGGCATGGAAAATTTAACTTCGACGCCAGACATTGGGAATTCAACTTCGACACCAGACATGGGGAATTCAACTTCGACGCCAGATATGGGGTATTCAACTTCGACGCCAGACATGGGGAATTCAACTTCGACGCCAGACATGGGAAATTCAACTTCGACACCTGATATCGGGAATTCAACTTCGACACCAGACATGGGGAATTCAACTTCGACGCCGGACATGGGGAATTCAACTTCGACACCAGACATAGGGAATTCAACTACGACGCCAGATATGGGAAACTCGACTGCTACGTTGGACGTGACAAATACGGCCTCGTCAACAACCAACGCAATTAATTCCACTTcacatttgaatattgaaaatgtGACAGCGTCAACAGATTCTAACATGACGACGTCAGAGTATGTGACGGTGACGATGACATCTGAATATATGGCTATTGTGACTGATGACTCAAACGTTACAGATATCACAAATTTAATCGATACTGCAATGGCAGGAAGTAACGTTTCATATAATGCAAGTACAGGGAATTTAACAACGTTGT TTCCTACAAACAAGTCAATGGAGGAGTCCCAGACGACAGAATTCGATGATACAAGAAAGAGAAGTGGACCAAGCATACCAG ttgCACTGTACATGAGTATCTCAGTTATTTTGGCACTATGTGTTGTATTACTACTGGGTATCATTGCGCACGTGTGTGCCTC TATGCGAAACAGGCCGACCTCTTACAACATCTCGAGCCGTGTTAACGGTCATCATAACCCAGCGTTTGACAGCGGTGAAGTCGCCGATGATGACGAAGATAATCCGGTTAAGGGTATAATGCGAGAACCCATAGGGGACATCGAGTCGGGGTTATACAGTGACAACGAGCGAACTCCGTTATGA